A portion of the Pseudarthrobacter defluvii genome contains these proteins:
- the treZ gene encoding malto-oligosyltrehalose trehalohydrolase yields the protein MTLVNVGPERFDVWAPDVSSVVLVADGRQYRMQKKETAPGSEGWWTASDAPADGDVDYGYLLDGDTTPVPDPRSRRLPAGVHKQSRTYDPAAYAWQDSGWRGKDLQGAVIYELHVGTFTPDGTLDAAGEKLSYLVDLGIDFIELLPVNGFNGTHNWGYDGVQWYTVHEGYGGPAAYQRFVDAAHAAGLGVIQDVVYNHLGPSGNYLPKFGPYLKQGDANTWGDSVNLDRAGSDVVREYILDNAALWLRDYHVDGLRLDAVHALRDERAVHILEDLGALGDAISAETGLPKTLIAESDLNNPRLIYPRDVNGYGLAGQWSDDFHHAVHVSVSGETTGYYSDFESLGVLAKVLKDGFLHDGSYSSFRGRHHGRPINPSLANPAALVVCNQNHDQIGNRATGDRLSQSLSYGQLAVAAVLTLTSPFTPMLFMGEEYGASTPWQFFTSHPEPELGKATAEGRIKEFERMGWDPAVVPDPQDPETFNRSKLDWSEASTGDHARLLELYKSLTALRREHPDLAGPGFGQTEVSFDDDAGWLRFRRGSVEVLVNLSDAKIRLDDAAGDLLLATDEGNALDGGSLALAPWSAAVLKS from the coding sequence ATGACCTTGGTCAACGTTGGACCCGAACGCTTCGATGTGTGGGCGCCGGACGTTTCGTCGGTGGTACTGGTGGCTGACGGCCGGCAGTACCGCATGCAGAAAAAGGAAACGGCGCCCGGCTCTGAAGGATGGTGGACGGCGTCCGACGCCCCGGCTGACGGTGATGTGGACTACGGCTACCTGCTGGACGGGGACACCACCCCTGTCCCGGACCCCCGCTCCCGCCGGCTCCCCGCCGGCGTCCACAAGCAGTCCCGGACCTACGATCCCGCCGCCTACGCGTGGCAGGATTCCGGGTGGCGCGGCAAGGACCTGCAGGGAGCCGTCATCTACGAGCTCCATGTGGGCACCTTCACGCCCGATGGGACCTTGGACGCCGCAGGGGAGAAGCTCAGCTACCTGGTGGACCTGGGCATCGACTTCATCGAACTGCTGCCGGTCAACGGCTTCAACGGAACCCACAACTGGGGCTACGACGGCGTCCAGTGGTACACCGTCCACGAAGGCTATGGCGGCCCTGCTGCGTACCAGCGGTTCGTCGACGCCGCCCACGCCGCAGGACTGGGCGTCATCCAGGACGTGGTGTACAACCACCTGGGACCCAGCGGCAACTACCTCCCAAAGTTCGGCCCGTACCTGAAACAGGGCGACGCCAACACCTGGGGTGACTCGGTGAACCTGGACAGGGCCGGCTCCGATGTGGTCCGCGAATACATCCTGGACAACGCCGCCCTGTGGCTGCGCGACTACCACGTGGACGGGCTGCGACTCGATGCCGTGCACGCGCTGCGGGACGAGAGGGCCGTGCACATCCTGGAGGACCTGGGAGCCCTGGGCGACGCTATTTCGGCTGAGACCGGGCTGCCCAAGACCCTCATCGCGGAATCGGACCTCAACAACCCGCGCCTGATCTACCCCCGCGACGTCAACGGGTACGGTCTGGCCGGGCAGTGGAGTGACGACTTCCACCACGCGGTGCACGTCAGCGTCAGCGGCGAAACCACCGGCTACTACTCGGACTTCGAATCCCTTGGCGTGCTGGCCAAGGTGCTCAAGGACGGGTTCCTGCACGACGGCAGCTACTCCAGCTTCCGCGGACGGCACCACGGCCGGCCCATCAACCCATCGTTGGCCAACCCGGCGGCGCTGGTGGTCTGCAACCAGAACCATGACCAGATCGGCAACCGGGCCACGGGGGACAGGCTGTCGCAGTCGCTGTCCTACGGGCAGCTGGCTGTGGCGGCGGTGCTTACGCTGACCTCGCCGTTCACGCCCATGCTGTTCATGGGTGAGGAATACGGCGCTTCCACGCCCTGGCAGTTCTTTACCTCGCACCCCGAACCGGAGCTTGGTAAGGCCACCGCGGAAGGGCGCATCAAGGAATTCGAGCGCATGGGGTGGGATCCCGCCGTCGTACCTGACCCGCAGGACCCGGAAACCTTCAACCGCTCCAAGCTGGACTGGTCCGAGGCTTCCACGGGTGACCATGCACGGCTGCTGGAGCTGTACAAGTCGCTGACGGCGCTGCGCCGCGAGCATCCGGACCTGGCAGGTCCCGGCTTTGGCCAGACGGAGGTTTCGTTCGACGACGACGCCGGCTGGCTGCGCTTCAGGCGTGGCTCCGTGGAGGTGCTCGTAAACCTTTCAGACGCCAAGATACGGCTGGATGATGCGGCAGGCGACCTCCTTCTGGCCACGGACGAAGGGAACGCTCTGGACGGCGGCTCCCTCGCCCTGGCGCCGTGGAGTGCCGCGGTCCTCAAGTCCTGA
- the treY gene encoding malto-oligosyltrehalose synthase, producing MRTPVSTYRFQIRSSFTLFDAAEQVPYLKDLGVDWVYLSPILTAEKGSDHGYDVTDPSAVDPDRGGPEGLRALSKAAREHGMGVLVDIVPNHVGVATPVQNPWWWSLLKEGRESPYAEAFDVDWDLGGGKVRLPMLGSDDDLDKLEVKDGELRYYDHRFPLAEGTYSEGDSPQEVHSRQHYQLMDWRRADAELNYRRFFAVTTLAGIRVEEPSVFEKAHAEVGRWFTEGLVDGLRVDHPDGLADPAGYLRWLKDLSGGAYVLVEKILEPGEVLPQDFACEGTTGYDALADVDRVFVDPAGQQALDALDASLRGTSEPADYAEMIRGTKRMIADGILRSEVLRLARLVPESHGLSVDQAADAIAEIIASFPVYRSYLPVGADVLKEACESAAAHRPDLEVAVGTLLPLLLDPANPIAIRFQQTSGMVMAKGVEDTAFYRYTRLGTLTEVGAEPTEFAVSPEEFHQRMERRQQELPLSMTTLSTHDTKRSEDARARISVIAELPEEWAETLEELRKLAPIPDGPYENLLWQAIVGAWPASRERLQGYAEKAAREAGNSTKWTDPNEDFESKVQAAVDAVFDDAKVAKVLTDFVARIAAFSAANSVSAKLVQLTMPGVPDVYQGSEFWERSLTDPDNRRPVDFGARQEELAKLDAGALPDAGTEASKLLVTSRALRLRRDRPELFQGYSPVNAAGAAAEHLLAFSRGTDASSGALTLATRLPAGLQAGGGWRDTAVDLSTAMRDELTGASYGPGQVSVAEVLGTYPVALLAPVDGEKA from the coding sequence ATGAGGACTCCGGTCTCCACTTACCGCTTTCAGATCCGCAGCAGCTTCACCCTGTTCGACGCCGCTGAACAGGTCCCGTATCTGAAGGACCTCGGCGTCGACTGGGTGTACCTCTCGCCCATCCTCACCGCGGAGAAGGGTTCGGACCACGGCTACGACGTGACCGATCCCTCCGCCGTGGACCCGGACCGTGGCGGGCCGGAAGGCCTGCGGGCCCTGTCCAAGGCGGCCCGCGAACACGGCATGGGCGTCCTGGTGGACATCGTGCCCAACCACGTCGGTGTGGCCACTCCCGTGCAGAATCCCTGGTGGTGGTCCCTGCTCAAGGAGGGCCGCGAATCGCCCTACGCCGAAGCGTTCGACGTCGACTGGGACCTGGGCGGCGGAAAGGTCCGGCTGCCCATGCTGGGCTCGGACGACGACCTGGACAAGCTGGAGGTCAAGGACGGCGAACTCCGCTACTACGACCACCGGTTCCCGCTGGCCGAGGGCACGTACAGCGAAGGTGACTCCCCGCAGGAGGTGCACAGCCGCCAGCACTACCAGCTGATGGACTGGCGCCGCGCCGACGCCGAGTTGAATTACCGTCGCTTCTTCGCGGTGACCACGCTGGCCGGCATCCGGGTGGAGGAACCGTCTGTCTTCGAAAAGGCTCATGCCGAGGTGGGCCGCTGGTTCACCGAAGGCCTGGTGGACGGGCTCCGCGTAGACCACCCGGACGGACTCGCCGATCCCGCCGGCTACCTCCGCTGGCTAAAGGACCTCAGCGGGGGCGCATACGTCCTGGTGGAAAAGATCCTGGAACCGGGCGAAGTGCTGCCGCAGGACTTCGCCTGCGAAGGCACCACCGGCTATGACGCACTAGCTGACGTGGACCGGGTCTTCGTTGACCCGGCGGGGCAGCAGGCGCTGGACGCACTGGACGCTTCCCTGCGGGGCACCTCCGAACCCGCCGACTACGCCGAAATGATCCGCGGCACCAAGCGCATGATCGCCGACGGCATCCTGCGCTCCGAGGTGCTGCGGCTGGCCCGGCTGGTACCTGAATCCCACGGGCTCAGCGTTGACCAGGCAGCGGATGCGATCGCGGAAATCATCGCATCGTTCCCGGTGTACCGTTCCTACCTGCCAGTGGGCGCCGACGTCCTCAAGGAGGCGTGCGAGTCCGCCGCCGCGCACCGGCCGGACCTGGAAGTGGCGGTGGGAACCCTCCTGCCGCTGCTGCTGGATCCCGCCAACCCCATCGCCATCCGGTTCCAGCAGACCTCCGGCATGGTCATGGCCAAGGGCGTGGAGGACACCGCGTTCTACCGCTACACGCGGCTGGGCACGCTGACTGAAGTGGGTGCTGAGCCTACCGAGTTCGCCGTGTCTCCGGAGGAGTTCCACCAGCGGATGGAGCGCCGTCAGCAGGAGCTGCCGCTGTCCATGACCACGTTGTCCACCCACGACACCAAGCGCAGCGAGGATGCCAGGGCCCGGATCTCGGTCATCGCCGAGCTGCCGGAGGAGTGGGCGGAAACGCTGGAGGAACTGCGTAAACTGGCGCCGATCCCGGACGGCCCGTACGAGAACCTGCTGTGGCAGGCAATCGTCGGCGCCTGGCCGGCAAGCCGGGAACGGCTTCAGGGTTACGCCGAAAAGGCAGCCCGGGAGGCCGGCAACTCCACCAAGTGGACCGACCCCAACGAAGACTTCGAGTCCAAGGTGCAGGCCGCCGTCGATGCAGTCTTCGACGACGCCAAGGTCGCCAAGGTTCTCACGGACTTCGTGGCCCGGATCGCTGCCTTCTCCGCGGCCAACTCGGTTTCCGCCAAGCTGGTCCAGCTGACCATGCCCGGTGTGCCTGATGTGTACCAGGGCAGCGAGTTCTGGGAACGCTCGCTCACGGACCCGGACAACCGCCGGCCCGTGGACTTCGGTGCCCGGCAGGAGGAACTGGCAAAGCTCGACGCCGGTGCGTTGCCGGACGCGGGCACAGAGGCCAGCAAGCTTCTGGTCACCTCGAGGGCACTGCGCCTGCGCCGGGACCGGCCGGAGCTGTTCCAGGGGTACTCGCCGGTGAACGCCGCCGGTGCAGCTGCGGAGCACCTGCTCGCTTTCAGCCGCGGAACGGACGCTTCCTCCGGTGCCCTCACGCTGGCCACCCGGCTCCCTGCAGGACTGCAGGCCGGCGGCGGATGGCGGGACACCGCCGTCGACCTTTCCACTGCCATGCGCGACGAACTCACCGGGGCCAGCTACGGACCCGGCCAGGTTTCGGTCGCGGAGGTCCTGGGTACCTACCCGGTGGCCCTGCTGGCACCTGTGGATGGAGAAAAGGCATGA
- the glgX gene encoding glycogen debranching protein GlgX: protein MEVWPGNAYPLGATFDGTGTNFALFSERAERVELCLLADDLTETRIELTEVDGYVWHCYLPHIQPGQKYGYRVHGPYDPASGNRFNPNKLLMDPYAKAIQGQIDWDPALFSYEFGDPDSRNDADSAPHTMHGVVINPFFEWDGDRQLKIPYHQSVIYEAHVKGLTQLHPEIPEEQRGTYAGVAHPAVIEHLKKVGATAIELMPVHQFVNDGTLVEKGLNNYWGYNTIGFFAPQNTYSATGDVGHQVQEFKAMVRDLHRAGIEVILDVVYNHTAEGNHLGPTLSFKGIDNQAYYRLVDNDCKHYMDYTGTGNSLNVRHPHSLQLLMDSLRYWVTEMHVDGFRFDLASTLAREFYDVDKLSTFFELIQQDPVVSQVKLIAEPWDVGPGGYQVGNFPPQWTEWNGKFRDTVRDFWRGEPSTLGEFASRLTGSADLYESSARRPVASINFVTAHDGFTMRDLVSYNEKHNDANGEGNNDGESHNRSWNCGVEGDTDDEKVLALRARQQRNFIGTLLLSQGVPMLLHGDELGRTQQGNNNTYCQDSELSWIHWEAMDQPLVEFTAFVNKLRHDHPTFRRSRFFDGRPVRRGEGEKLPDIVWLKTDGTEMLPEDWGSGFGRTIGVFYNGDGIQEQDSRGRRITDDSFIMAFNAHDDAVDFCLPAEEYSQYWEVQFDTAAQADDYEPLKAGATLKLDAKSMVVLRAYSGPEEEVDYSAAASIASMAEQEEAQEEMVEAQTKAAEASEARATGADEDAKA, encoded by the coding sequence ATGGAAGTCTGGCCTGGAAATGCCTACCCGCTGGGAGCTACCTTTGACGGCACCGGCACCAATTTCGCCCTGTTCAGCGAAAGGGCAGAGCGGGTTGAACTCTGCCTCCTGGCCGATGACCTGACCGAGACCCGGATCGAGCTGACCGAGGTGGACGGCTACGTGTGGCACTGCTACCTGCCGCACATCCAGCCCGGCCAGAAGTACGGCTACCGCGTGCACGGACCCTACGATCCCGCAAGCGGCAACCGCTTCAACCCCAACAAGCTCCTGATGGACCCCTACGCCAAGGCCATCCAGGGACAGATCGACTGGGATCCCGCGCTCTTCTCCTACGAGTTTGGCGACCCCGATTCCCGCAACGACGCCGACTCCGCGCCGCACACCATGCACGGCGTGGTCATCAACCCGTTCTTCGAGTGGGACGGCGACCGCCAGCTCAAGATCCCGTACCACCAGTCGGTTATCTACGAAGCGCACGTCAAGGGCCTCACCCAGCTGCACCCGGAGATTCCCGAAGAGCAGCGCGGCACCTACGCAGGCGTGGCACACCCCGCCGTAATTGAGCACCTGAAGAAGGTGGGCGCCACCGCCATCGAGCTCATGCCGGTCCACCAGTTCGTCAACGATGGCACCCTGGTGGAGAAGGGCCTCAACAACTACTGGGGCTACAACACCATCGGCTTCTTCGCGCCGCAGAACACCTACAGCGCCACCGGCGACGTGGGGCACCAGGTCCAGGAATTCAAGGCCATGGTCCGCGACCTGCACCGCGCCGGCATTGAAGTGATCCTCGACGTCGTCTACAACCACACGGCCGAAGGCAACCACCTTGGCCCCACGCTGTCCTTCAAGGGCATCGACAACCAGGCCTACTACCGGCTGGTGGACAACGACTGCAAGCACTACATGGACTACACCGGCACCGGCAACTCGCTGAACGTCCGCCACCCGCACTCCCTGCAGCTGCTCATGGATTCCCTGCGCTACTGGGTCACCGAGATGCATGTGGACGGCTTCCGCTTCGACCTCGCCTCCACCCTGGCCCGTGAGTTCTATGACGTGGACAAGCTCTCCACCTTCTTCGAACTCATCCAGCAGGACCCGGTAGTTTCCCAGGTCAAGCTGATTGCCGAGCCGTGGGACGTTGGCCCGGGCGGCTACCAGGTGGGCAACTTCCCGCCGCAATGGACGGAATGGAACGGCAAGTTCCGCGACACCGTCCGCGACTTCTGGCGCGGCGAGCCCTCCACCCTGGGCGAGTTCGCGTCCCGCCTCACCGGCTCCGCCGACCTGTACGAAAGCTCGGCCCGCCGCCCGGTGGCGTCAATCAACTTCGTCACCGCCCACGACGGCTTCACCATGCGGGACCTGGTGTCCTACAACGAGAAGCACAACGACGCCAACGGCGAAGGCAACAACGACGGCGAATCGCACAACCGCTCCTGGAACTGCGGCGTTGAAGGCGACACGGACGACGAGAAGGTGTTGGCACTCCGCGCCCGCCAGCAGCGGAACTTCATCGGGACGCTGCTGCTGTCCCAGGGTGTCCCCATGCTGCTGCACGGCGACGAGCTGGGCCGCACCCAGCAGGGCAACAACAACACCTACTGCCAGGACTCGGAGCTCAGCTGGATCCACTGGGAAGCCATGGACCAGCCCCTGGTGGAATTCACCGCGTTCGTCAACAAGCTCCGCCACGACCACCCCACGTTCCGCCGCAGCCGCTTCTTCGACGGCCGCCCGGTCCGCCGTGGTGAAGGCGAGAAGCTGCCGGACATCGTCTGGCTGAAGACCGACGGCACCGAGATGCTGCCCGAGGACTGGGGGAGTGGCTTCGGCCGGACCATCGGCGTGTTCTACAACGGTGACGGCATCCAGGAACAGGATTCCCGCGGCCGCCGGATCACCGATGACAGCTTCATCATGGCCTTCAACGCCCATGACGATGCCGTGGACTTCTGCCTTCCCGCCGAGGAGTACTCCCAGTACTGGGAGGTCCAGTTCGATACCGCCGCCCAGGCGGACGACTACGAGCCGCTCAAGGCCGGTGCCACGCTGAAGCTGGACGCGAAGTCCATGGTGGTCCTGCGCGCGTACTCCGGCCCGGAGGAAGAGGTCGACTACTCCGCAGCGGCCTCCATTGCGTCCATGGCCGAGCAGGAGGAAGCCCAGGAGGAGATGGTGGAAGCCCAGACCAAGGCTGCGGAAGCCAGCGAGGCAAGGGCAACGGGCGCCGACGAGGACGCCAAGGCATGA
- a CDS encoding NAD(P)H-hydrate epimerase, which produces MISAYTGTQVRAAEEPLLAAGLGDALMQRAAHGLANAVVHELKDSGTRLSGARVVVLAGKGNNGGDGLYAAAFLASRGMRTTAVLTGDAAHPAGLAAFERAGGRVHRLTEAALPGLAAEAAAADVVIDAVLGTGAKGGLRGSAADLIQAITDAHLHGFVVACDLPSGVDADTGEAAAPVLPADLTITFGGAKSGLLADPGADYAGRVLVVPIGIEEHLPQPTLRRLENPDLARLLPHPARRAQKYSRGVLGVVAGSEDYPGAAVLACRGALAAGVGMVRYLGPPSVADLVRQSCPEVVCSTGTVAENRVQAWLVGSGMGPHDHEQLTRARDAIASDLPVVADAGALPALPAILAPHVVLTPHAGELASLFHRLGRGEDRESVEAATLGAVRHAADRTGATVLLKGATTLVAAPWGATYSQADGTPWLATAGSGDVLAGVIGALLAQAGSDVGRFSQLGIEPDGRWAAIAALGAALHGQAGRAASEAVSGGPITAGRVADALPETWGKVSMLSNYGAWKRNSHSQPLR; this is translated from the coding sequence ATGATCAGCGCCTACACCGGAACGCAGGTCCGAGCAGCAGAGGAACCTCTCCTGGCCGCTGGGCTGGGGGACGCGCTCATGCAGCGCGCCGCGCATGGGCTGGCCAACGCCGTCGTCCATGAACTGAAGGACAGCGGCACCCGCCTGAGCGGTGCCCGGGTTGTGGTGCTGGCGGGCAAAGGCAACAACGGCGGGGACGGCTTGTATGCCGCCGCTTTCCTCGCGTCCCGTGGGATGCGAACGACGGCGGTACTCACCGGAGATGCGGCCCACCCGGCCGGCTTGGCCGCATTTGAGCGTGCCGGCGGCAGGGTGCACCGGCTCACCGAGGCGGCACTGCCGGGACTTGCCGCCGAAGCCGCCGCGGCCGACGTCGTGATTGATGCCGTCCTGGGGACCGGCGCCAAGGGCGGGCTGCGGGGGAGCGCCGCGGACCTCATACAGGCCATCACGGACGCGCACCTCCACGGCTTTGTGGTGGCCTGCGACCTTCCCAGCGGAGTGGACGCTGATACCGGCGAGGCTGCCGCCCCGGTCCTGCCAGCTGATTTGACCATCACGTTCGGCGGTGCAAAGTCAGGGTTGCTGGCCGATCCCGGTGCGGACTACGCCGGGCGGGTCCTGGTGGTGCCGATCGGAATCGAGGAGCACCTGCCGCAGCCCACGCTTCGCCGCCTCGAGAACCCCGACCTCGCGCGCCTCCTGCCGCACCCCGCCCGCCGCGCCCAGAAGTACTCCCGCGGCGTGCTGGGTGTGGTGGCCGGATCCGAGGACTACCCCGGTGCCGCTGTCCTTGCCTGCCGGGGTGCGCTGGCCGCAGGGGTTGGCATGGTCCGGTACCTCGGCCCGCCGTCCGTGGCCGACCTGGTCCGCCAGTCCTGCCCCGAGGTTGTCTGCAGCACCGGAACGGTGGCCGAAAACCGGGTGCAGGCCTGGCTGGTGGGCTCGGGCATGGGCCCGCATGACCACGAACAACTCACCCGCGCCAGGGACGCGATCGCGTCGGACCTTCCCGTGGTGGCCGATGCCGGCGCGCTGCCGGCACTGCCTGCCATCCTGGCCCCGCATGTGGTGCTGACGCCGCACGCCGGTGAGCTTGCGTCGCTGTTCCATCGCCTGGGCCGCGGGGAGGACCGGGAATCGGTGGAAGCCGCAACGCTAGGTGCCGTCCGCCATGCGGCCGACCGTACCGGGGCTACCGTCCTGCTCAAGGGTGCCACGACGCTCGTGGCCGCGCCCTGGGGCGCCACCTACAGCCAAGCGGACGGCACCCCGTGGCTCGCCACTGCCGGCAGCGGGGACGTCCTGGCCGGCGTCATTGGCGCGCTGCTCGCCCAGGCAGGGTCCGACGTCGGCCGCTTCAGCCAGCTGGGCATCGAACCGGACGGGCGGTGGGCCGCTATCGCCGCACTTGGCGCGGCCCTGCACGGCCAGGCGGGACGGGCCGCATCCGAGGCTGTGTCCGGCGGACCGATCACTGCAGGCCGCGTTGCGGATGCCTTACCCGAAACTTGGGGTAAAGTAAGCATGCTTAGTAACTATGGAGCCTGGAAACGTAATAGTCACAGCCAACCACTACGGTAG
- a CDS encoding holo-ACP synthase, translating to MIVGIGVDVVDIERFGRQLERTPGLRDRLFVPAERDLNTRSLAARFAAKEAVAKVLGAPAGMNWQDCWIGLDQNGPTVQVKGTVLAVAEAKGVKRWHLSISHDGGIATATVLAEG from the coding sequence ATGATCGTTGGCATTGGGGTAGACGTAGTAGACATCGAGCGGTTCGGCCGCCAGCTGGAACGGACGCCGGGCCTGAGGGACCGCCTGTTCGTACCTGCGGAACGGGACCTGAACACCCGTTCCCTGGCTGCCCGGTTCGCCGCGAAGGAGGCCGTAGCAAAGGTGCTGGGCGCCCCTGCCGGCATGAACTGGCAGGACTGCTGGATCGGCCTCGACCAGAACGGACCCACCGTCCAGGTGAAGGGGACGGTCCTGGCGGTGGCCGAGGCCAAGGGCGTCAAGCGCTGGCACCTGTCCATCAGCCACGACGGCGGCATTGCCACGGCTACGGTCCTGGCCGAGGGCTGA